The following DNA comes from Tachypleus tridentatus isolate NWPU-2018 chromosome 9, ASM421037v1, whole genome shotgun sequence.
gcgacctttaatTTACGAGTCCAATGTCTTaccacttcgccatgccgggccgtttaatTAGTTAAAGACATAATACTTTAGTTGTCATAGAGACCTTATTTTAATTAcctataattaacaataaaataattacatcttttTCATCAGTTCtttcaatatgttatttaatgttttctttcagtttcagTATCGTAATCACCATTACTAGATAACTTAAAACTGTTTAACCTGGACCTACAggaatgtttctttattttattattatatggaaacaaaatataatttattaaacatgttatttacattGAGTAAAAAAGAAAAGCGTTTATAAACAGatagaaaacacttttttaaaaatcttaaatttagaaaattactAGAATTTCACGGCTTTACTCACGCTTGTAAGAATACAACACAACTCACGTAAGACAGTACAATAGCCATAGAATACCTTGTAATTACAGGTAAAATCAATCATAGATATAAGAGGTTAgtgtgttcgactcgtaatctgagggtcgcgagttcgaatccccgtcacaccaaacatgctcgttctttcatctgtgggggcgttataatgtaacgatgaatcccactattcgttggtaaaagagtagcccataagttgTTCATGAGGGGTAATCACAAGCTGCCTTCTTTGTAGCcttacattcctaaattagggacgactagcgcagattttcctcgtgtagcttgacgcaaaattcaaaagcaaacaaagacATTATTTATTGGCTTAGATTCTAGAATATGTGAAAAGTAAGTcttatttgtaacattatttgtCTCACAGTTCTATTGATTCAAGTATCAAAAgacagttaaataaattatagaggAGACTGGAAGAAGTTGTGAATGTTCAGTTTCATCTCATTAGAACTTTTTCGGAATTGAATGACACAAACAGATGACACATCTTCAAACATTGCACGTTCAGACTGTGTATCATGTCTAAAACTACTCTAAAACATTAGCTTCTTCTGCAGACAGCGTTTACAGTCCAATAATAAAATTCCTTATCTCACAAACACGACAATGGAAGAACAAGTTCAGATTCTTGTCACTTGTGTCAAAAATGGTATTATTGAAAGGTTAACAGGAGAGTTGCCTCTATTAACACAACTGGCATTTATAAAACTGGCCAAGTTTCGCTGATAATTCATGTCAATAACACAGAATATAAAGTTCAagttaaaagaagatttttttctgGAATGTATAAACTTGAAAAACCATGATCTGGTTCGttgatttgtttaaagttaagttcAAAGCAACACAATCTATAATATGTTATCAATTTTCATTTCCTGCTGTTAATTATCCACGCCCATAATTACAATACTACATTCTgagattagttttattttgagtaCTTAATCTGTAACTATAATCATAGTTTTAAAGTACTATTTATAAACTATGGTTTATTGGATAACTATGTCAGGTTAATGTTTACAACACAAGTTTCCTGTGTTTATTATTACGaccaatgaaataattaataatattttattccagacttgaaatcagttttattttccaGTATAAGAAATTTCGAATAATACATAAACAAGACATCACGCTGTGTTTGAAATCTACtgaacacacacatatttagACACATCTGACAATAACGTGTGACAACATAAAGTATCGTCTTCTCGTCATTATCATCAGCTTTTCCCAAAATATTCAACTCTGTTACGTTCCTAAAGAAAATcaggataaataaattattgaaattctaacttttaactgtatttagaattgttttatctgatgtaaatattataaatataatatttactgtaaatatatCTACATTTTGTTCGTctctttcaaacatttataacaagTTACGTTTTACTAAATATCATATATAGCTTTACGTTCTTTCTTACAATATATAATTCACAAAGTTTGTACAgaccaacaacaaaataaacattatttacaaaccaGCACAAACAGCTAAACAGTGTAATCTTGTTTTGTAACGGTTTCCATTTCCCGCACAACCCCCCGTAAATAAACGATTTACAGCGGTGGCTGGCTGGATCATAGTAATACCTGGTGAAATAAGCATAGCAAGGACCTGGGTCAGGTTTAGACCAACAGTCGAAACctgtgaaaatataaaacagtcaCTGACAGTTGAAAAGTGAAtatgttaaatgtaattatatattaaaagatacCTCCATTTACAGAAAACACAACGTAACACAAAAACAAGCAGGTTTTCCTATGTTATGCTGAATCAACCCTCACTGAACATGTAACGAAATCCAACCTTACCTGCTATTACTGAGAAGCTACAAAGTGACGTCACCAGAAGCAACAACATCAGTTTCTGATACATTTTGTTGTTCGTTACTCAGAACTGATGGATACAGAATAATTCTTAACAACCATGAACACTTATATATAAAACATCCCAGCAAGTGACATTGACATGTGATCCAGTCTTCACGTGACTTTCCAGACTTGCTTAATTTCGGAAAAAACTAGtaccttttatttttgtaataatgtacTGAACCGGTTTTACTtggtaaagaaaaattatatatttttcttatctaCAGTTTGTTGTACGGTGTTACACTATACATGTAACAGTATAACTGACGTCACGGAagttgttagtaaaatagtataatttagACAATTGAAATTACTAACAATACACGTTTCGATTTCTAAGAATGTAGTTAAtcgatattttgaaaatataaataactgtttaacTGTGTCTTAATCGCATTGTTACAATTACAAGAAAGAGGTATTACATCATGACAAGTAAACATAATTTCATAACTGGACGTTAACTTGGTTTCTAGGTCACGGCCAGTAcgtgtttaaaattacattaatgttGTCATgacaactaaaatattataacgtTTCTTTAATTGACAAGTTTAGGACAGATGATATTTAACGTAACACAGATAACTTAGTTTTACTAAATTGTGCTTTCAcgttttgttttaacaatcatTAATTGCTGAACTAATTGTTTGATTTGTTCATAAAACTCAACTAAAATGAGTCTCGTTGAAAGTTGAAGAAGCAGTTAGATGTCTCTATCAGCTTTATAGTAACGAATCAAAAAACACGTGTGACAAAGATGTTTAACAGGTCTTCGTAATTGTCTTtcaaaaaatctttaaaagaaatgttgaaaaacgAAAGTACCAATCATCACAAgacttttattaatgtgtttatcaCACTGAACTGGTTATATACTTTTACcatgttgtgttacatcagaCTAAAAACGTTCTGTCTATACAGTCAACACACATATTACAAAGACTTACTGTTAATGTTTCTGTGTGTTATGTTcagtttaatataatacatatgtgACTTGGAAAAGTGTACATTATATTAAAGACAACAACTTTGAGCCTACTTTGAAAAACATGAGATGATTTTCCTCTAACCAGACGAAGGTGTTTCACCAGTAGCTTCTGACCGATATTACTGAGGAGATAAGAAATATCTATACAgacagaaagatatttaaatatctctTGAGAAACTCGGGAgaatttaaaatatgtgataatttcGAAGGTCTGAACGCTGATAATAAGGAAAGTTTCAATGTATAGCACGTGACTATAAAGTAGTGTCTGAACTCCAGCAGGTATTGATAGCATAGTTAACAATAGTTCTGTTTATAGCTTTAAGTATAACAAATGTATCAGTATAGATCCTTTAAATAACTATGTCGGATactctaaagtttgtttgtttgttgaaattatgcacaaagctacacagtagattATTTATGTTCTTCcaacctcgggtatcgaaacctagttttcgCGGTGTGAGTCTGCCCACATACTGCGGAGGGTGCACTTAAAAGTAATTTCTTCACaaatactttcataaaataagttttaaaactattggtTGTTGTCAGGTACAACATTTTTATGGGTAGTTTGTATGTAATAACAAACGGATGAAAGTGATACCAATACTACTTGTATCACTTACGTGTTAGGACCTGTAATGGCCTGGTGGTCACAGTGATCCTATTGCAATCTCTTAAAGTAATGTTCTATTTTACTATTCAgttagagtagttcaagagttggttgtAAATTGTGTTGAGTATGTGACCTCCTTTATTCACTTCTAATATAGGGATAACTTATCATTTTAACTTTGTCATCACCACAACAACACAAtactattgtattaaatataagattatttacCATACATGTAGGAGTGTCTTTACTGTAACTCAAGGTCAGTAAAAGGCAGAGATAATTTGTTCAATGCTTCATGAGATAGTTTCTACTGAATATTTGTTTCATCTTACAAATCCTGCATGCTACTCAAAGATAAATTTGAGAATACCATACCACTAGgaatctcagaactgctggtatgggtattaacactttattggtAAGGAGAAAACAATGTTGCGACCTaccaaggtcatcttcaggttgaccaaaacgttgttcttttatcagcaaaagtgttaacacccaaacaagcgttctgagatacatttttatttcaagtgggtttctcgtgatcaAGGACCATACCGCTATAGTTAGGGTTATCTTACCTGTATTATAGTTTTGACCAACAGGACTACAGCTAATCTTAACCAATCAATAGCTTTGACCAACTAACGTATGTTCACCTGTGTTTTGGCACTGTACAATTAACTGCCTTCACAAACTGTCTTCTATTGTGACCATGTCAAACTGTACTATAATTTTACCTAAAGGACTACTCCATGAACTTGAAGCTTTAAAGCATGATATCAACACCTAAACTGGAAACAGCCAAGAGAGCTCATtgagtagtttttctgtaaacaaacaaatctacttgTCGATAATATACTTTGAATCAACTAGTTTATACGATAGATTTTTATGACTggtttaaattgtaaaattaactTAGCTGTTTATACTGTACGATTACTCGACTGTTCATACTATACAATTAACGGAATGTTAaactttaagaaatttatcaAATTATTCACATAATACGACAAGAACTGTCTCTGCTTGTTAGGTTTAGCTAACTGAAGACTGATTGATACTTTTTCTCTTACAAGTACAAAAAGAAATGCTTGAACAGTATTTGTTGACTTGAGCCTGCTCTGTTACACGTCCGAATCAAGGTTACCTTACGTCATGTAAAGAAACCGTAGAAAACGAGACACAAAGTCAGTCCACCACGTGATCAGAACttctatgtttttgttgttttgttttcctttttgtaGTTAAGTGGAAAGCTAAACACTGGTCTGTCTATGCAGTGACTACGATGAATATATAAAACCTGTTCTTACAACATAAGATTTCAAGAGAAGTGACAAAGACCTGTAACGTTATCCTGATAAAGAATGAACAAATACACTTTAACAATCACGAAACTTACGGTATTACCACTAAAGAAAGCCAATATTTGATGTTACTAGTCAGGTAAATGAAAAATTCGTGTACTAacgaaaacatttacaaaaacacaGAGTGTGATAAAAACAGACATTAATGACAGAATGTTAAATATACCAACTTTCAGAGATATATAAATCGCCTTTAaacaacataataacacaaaGTTATCTAACAGAATTACTCTTGTGTTTGAAAACAAGAACACCATTACTCTTGAAGATAACAGACATGATGTTATGAAAGTCTCATTGGTAAAATATGAAAAGGAACCGAAGTGGCAGCACATAGATTTGTTACAATAATCTGTAGAGAAATGAAATATTCACTTGACAGTGAAGCTATAACTAATGGAAGTTTTAATATGAGACATATACATTGGAAAAAACACTCGTACATTATGACAGTTTTATTAACCATTGAAAGAGATCATGACTCTAAGAAGTTATATACCAAATACTATCAcccaataacaaaacaaacaatgtatcaCGTGATTTTGCCttgaaacaattatacaaaacaaagtgTTCTTGTGTTACAATTGTTATTACCcatcatttaaaaacaacaattctcCTCTTACTGAATGAACACTTATCTCGTTCAACTTAATGATCGAATAACATTATTGTTTAGAGAAATTCCTGTTCTTTTATTCAGCCACCCTCCCATTGGTAATAaggtttaaaacttgtttatataccGTTTTAGTGTTATTTACGATGGAttcattttttctttgaaatacttAAGCCTAAAAGGCCTTTTCCAAGTGAAGTCAAGAATATAAGTTTTCTCGACGACACTGAACTTGGTAAAGTgagaataatattatttatgtctGCTGAGTATTGTTctgggaaaaatattttattttccagtcaTCACGAAACGTGGTTAAAACGGAAAATAAATGATAAACCAAGACTTCCGCAATTCCTGGAAAGAGGAACAACAGTAACAGGAAAAGCCAGTACTATCATTCTGGTGGAAGctgtttacaaacatttttttaggcTCAGCCTTTTTCACTTCCTTTCCGTCTCAAGTCACTTCCTTTCCATCTCAACGCGAATCTCTCTAGAATTTTACACGGGattgatttatattgtttaaaaaaacaacaagatgtTAGATGAAAAACTTTGGACTTCCTGATGTTAAAATACTAGTAATAATAACGGTAAACATTCGAGGGTGAATACAGTCTCAACATGGTTAACTTTGATACCTTAACAATCGTGAAATACAAAGAAAGTTTAAACTGTCTATATCGATGTTTGTAATAATCTATGTTTGTGTTACATTCCATGTAAGTCGTTTGACATACACACAAATAGTTCACGAAACCTATAAATTATACATAGTTGaaagataacaaaacaaacttgtagtTTTTACAGTTTCAACACCAGTAGGCCTAATATTTGTGACATTTATACAAACTGTAGATGTTTCtctatttttcttaatttctccATTTTGGATACTAAATAAGAGATTTTGGAAATGTAACATCTATTTTTGTTCTACAAACCGGTGCTCATGAAGCCTTTCCTGAAAACCAGAAGTCGTTAAGTCGGTTCGGGAATATTCAGAgttaaaactgtaacttttaaagtatttttctgcGTATACATAAATAGCGTTTTAAGTATTTTGTCCTTCATTAACTGTCGCATTTGTGTCGCATTCAAAAGGCGTTTCCCGATAACTACTGATGATTATTTATATTCAGTAAGGTACCCAAGTAGAAGAGGTATCATAGTATGTTGTGCTGTGggaaagtttttaaaacatcgctaaagtttactttattattttacacttagtagatgtacatgtattataaaatttcaattatatataaatCGTCAACcacatttactttcattttaggGTCGTTTTAAATTGACGATTGAATTGCTTGTATAGTCATAGCTAAAGAACTCTGAAGTGTTGTGTGTAACCCATGGGTTACATTGTAACGAGTATAACCTGCAGGTTATTggataattatgttgtttttaaaactttaaaggggaataattattaaattatgtatatCGTGTAcagtataaatacaatatttttatattgctgtttgctttgaatttcgcgtgaagctacacgagggctatctgcgctaccagtCACTAATGTATGAATGGAAGCCTaaagggaaagcagatagtcatcgccactccgggcaactcttgggcttctcttaccaaaaaatagtggaattgagtatgattatataacgctcccacagctgaaaggatgcaTGTTTTGACAGGGATTCGTATCAATAAACCTCAGAATGTGACTCTAGCATCTCAACCACATGACCATGACgggtttaaatgttattattttcaatttgtttccATCACAACCTCTAAAGTGTTGACATGAAATCTTTTATGGATGTTGTTCCATTATATTTGTACCGacctatattttaatgttaaagaataATTTCCATTACTTTAAATCAACTTCTGTTTTAAATTCTTCTAATTTATcattatctttaaaatttaaGGCTATTAATATTCTCCTTCGTTTGAAAAATTCTTGTCAGAAATTTAAATTCAATATTAGATCCTATATCAAAGCTTACCGAATAACAGTAagacaataaacattttctacaaaCCTGAAAAAGCAGACACACAGTTTGCTATTGTTTAATATTGCTTTCCGTTCCCGACACAACCCCCGTAAATAAATTTCTTACACTGGTGGCTTTTTGGATCGTAATAATATCTTGGTATAATAGCTTCACAAGGTTCTGTAACAGGTGGAGACTGGCAGTCTTTATCCAGACCTGTGAAAGTATAATATGATCATTCCCTCTTGAAGTAAGTACGTTTAATATAGTATATCTTAGGATACTAAACACTTCGCATAATAACTGTTTAATACACTATATTTACAGCAAGAGTTTTAAACACCACTTAACGTTCACAGGTAGGATGATTTTAGacaattattttcacaaatagTTCTATTATATCAGACATTTTGTGCCACATAGCTTGACACTAAAATTCTAAAGTTCTATTAAAAACCCTTGcaattaatttgaagtaataaaaaatgaaataaataattatcaccaTGTGATATATTTTTCATGATCGTTACAAACAACTCCTACCTGTTGTTTCTGACAAGTTACACAGTGAACAACTATTGTTATCTCTATATCCATATTTCTTTTCACTTTCGAAAACTGACTAACATAGACTAAGTCATAACTAACCATGAACACTTTTGTATAAAACTTCTGTCACCAAGTGACATTGACAAGTAATCTAACCTTCACGTGATTTTATGGAATTATGAAGCTCCGGGAAAACTATTATCTTTAACTTTCGTGCCAATGTCCTAAACCGGTTTTATTAACCttaatacaagaaaaacacacacttatgaataaattaacaagaaaaaaataaaatagcgtAAATAACAACAAGGGATTTTTCTCATGTTAGTTGCAGACACCTCTTGTAGAACTCGCAACAAAAATACAACCAAATCTGTGActactgaaaagtaagaaaacaaccaatactttttatataataatctttCTCGTTTCTCACGTTTGTATCGTGAGTCAAAAGTTGAACAAGATCTTAAATCtctcaagagatgacggagctatgagttaCACGTCTAAACTTTTAAAAGCTCAGagtatttctttaaattctcATGCCCAGAATAAAAAATTAGTGCTTCGAACTAATGGACGTTAACTTGGTTTCTAGGTGACGGCcaaacattgttttaacataCATTAATGAAGCCatgatgattaaaaaaaaactattatatttgtttaattcgtAAGTTATAGTTTACTTCA
Coding sequences within:
- the LOC143226634 gene encoding uncharacterized protein LOC143226634, which produces MYQKLMLLLLVTSLCSFSVIAGFDCWSKPDPGPCYAYFTRYYYDPASHRCKSFIYGGLCGKWKPLQNKITLFSCLCWNVTELNILGKADDNDEKTILYVVTRYCQMCLNMCVFSRFQTQRDVLFMYYSKFLILENKTDFKSGIKYY